Within Primulina tabacum isolate GXHZ01 chromosome 5, ASM2559414v2, whole genome shotgun sequence, the genomic segment GGATATGTAGACGAGAATTCTGTGGCAGTTCAGCATTCAACACTGCAGATTTGATCCCAAACTGCAAGATGTAACTCTTGATTATCTCCATGGTTCATAAACTAGTCATTAAACTTTAACCACAAAGTTATGACCCTGGTTTGATCTGATATTTTGCCACTCGAAATCGATTAGCAACACTCTTCCATCGCCCAAATCGAAATGCATGTCTAAACTCAAAAGACTCAGaagaatataaaattttcaacaaaTTACCATTTATAGCCAATATGCACGTCTAAACTCAAAAGACTCGAAGAATGTAGAATTTTCAACACATAAGCATTTATAATCAATACTAACAGACAGTCTATTTTTAGCATTTAACCAGTTCACCTAAATTTTTACCAACACGTGGCAGCAGCTTATAAGCTGAAAACAACTCGACAAAATGTACAGTTGTAAGGTTTGATCGTCTCCCTTAAATATAAACATCTGGAAGAATTTCAGAGTCCAATGGACAGATATGTATAGACAAATAAATagcattttcatgacatgtcaGACTGATTAGAACATTACTGCATGATCATACAAGAGATCAAATGACCATACAGAAACACAAGGTGAATCAATCTACCTGTTCAAAGAACAGCTTCAATCTAAAACTCATGTCAATTGAATTAGTAAAAATCAGCACTTTCTTTTGAACCAGCTCCAACTTCAAGAGTGCAAGAACATGCACAAGTTTATCACGAGCACTGCATGAAATCTGACAAGTAAAAACATCAAGGGAAAAACGAGAGGAAAACTCCACCGTAATAAACATGGTGAGGCAATGTTTACCTTGGAAACAAAATACATTTATTCAGATTAGAAAATTCGCAATTAACACTAGATGAGAAATTGACAATTGCTTACATAAAACTGCTGAACATTTTTGGGGATAATATCATCCTTTACATTGCCGACTTCCGGCAGAGTCAAGATGTAGGGATTGTGTAGAATAAGCTTTTTTAACTTTTCAACATCATCGCTGCAAATATTCATACAAAAAAGGAGTCAGATTTTGCTTGCTACTTAGTTTGTGGAAACAGATAACGAATCAATCGACaaaaaaaagatttaatttCAAACAACCTTACCAAATTAAAATGCAAGAGAGGGTGAAAGGTTTGTAACAGAAGGGAAAAAACAACCAAAAAAAGTCTACAATCGTTCATTAGCCTTAATACAATACTCACAGAAGACATTCAAAATTAACAAGAATTTTATAACAAAATATACACAATAAGCACTTTATCTAGGCATATACCAAGGAAACTACCCTATTTCCGGGCACATAAGTGGGAATACATAATCCGGGGAACGCTCTGGCCTTTTCAAAGAAGAAAAATTTCAGAATACATAAATTCCAgttattcattgatgacatggCTATGTTGAACAACTTCAAgacaatttaaaatttataataataaccTAGACAGTGCGGCAGAATTTCAGGTAACTAACCTTGAAGTAGCAGACATGAGAAGGCATTGGCAACGTTTGGGCACATGAACTGTTAGTGCTTTCAGATCATCCTCATATCCATATGACAATAGAAGATCTGCCTGGTTTGAAAAATGAAAGCGCATATTACTAGGTAGCAAATTATATCGATTCATTCGACTCATTCATATTGTTACATAATTATCTACAATGTGCATACCAACAATCAAAAAACTCAAAACCCACACACATTCTGTGATTGATGCCAAAATCTTGAACAGTTGACAGTCATAACTATATACGCAAAGAATACTACTCTTATAAAATGACTTGCAACTTCTTTATCTCATATCAACACAGTTTTGTCATCATTTGCAAAATTAAAATTCATGAAACTGTCAAATGTTAGTATTTTGTTTATTACGCAGGACCATTTACAtcttataataaatttaaattgcTTTTAAAGAATTTAGACAAGATGAAAATAAAGCAAGGATGAATATCTTCCATTTTTAGTGTAGATGATTCCTGTTGTCTCGTATTTGGGTTACATTTGTACATTTCTCAATCTATATGTTTCATGTTCACATAATTTTATGCTTGaagaaaatatgcaaatgaacCCAATTTATTATCCAGAGATGTGCATAATTAACTATCTTCATATTTCATACGAACCTAGACATTGTAATAGTGTAAAAATTACACTTATATTTACCAAGTATCAGAGTTTTCGTAGCTGAATGTTATTGATTGTGTCTACAAGAGCTAGAAGGTTCAACAAAAACTTTGTAGCATGATTAGTCAATCAAAGCAGGATAAAAGAGACTGCAGACCTCGTCGAGAATGAGCACTGAAAGTGATTCTTGAAGATCAGTAGCTTTAAGTGTCCCATTCATCAAGCAATTTTTCACACAAGCAGGAGTCGACACAAGAATATCAGGCAGCCCTGTCAAATCCGTTCTCTACAGCAAAGTGCCATATCacttaataaatattaaaaatggaaTAAAACAGCTATCCTGATTTCCAGAATAAATACCCTAAAAACTGACGTTAATACGATAAAGACAAAGAAACCAACCGTTTCACTGGCAGACGTGTTTCTGGCCAATTGAACGGCTCGTAACTGCATTTTGCATAATTCAATGAATGACATAACTTCAGAGTAAACCTGAGAAAAGCAAAGAGCACAAGATATTAAAGAAGTAACCCAAAAAAACCCCAAAAAATTCAACCATGAATCAAGACTCGTAACAAAATATACTTGTTGGCACAATTCCCGTGTTGGCACGAGAATAATCGCGACAGGCGCAAGGTTAACTTTTGAGGGAGAATTCATGAAAAGCTTCTGAAGCAGTGGAAGCAAATAAGCAAAGGTTTTCCCAGAGCCGGTTTTCGCACGGGCCACCACATCTTTCCCTTCCTGCATACATGGCGTCAAACAAAAGCAAATTAAACTAAAATTCACCAGCCGAAATCTATCGCCGAGTTTGAAAAGCATATAAGGTCGAACAATCCAAATAACAGAAATCAAACTAGTAAAATATACAAGGATAAGTGGGATGGCGACGCGCTGGATAGGAGTGGGATTCTCAATCGATTTTTTGGATAGAGCTCGGATTAGGCGAGGATCCAGGCCTAACTCTTCGAAGCTCAGTTCTTCTTCGACCTCTTCATGCACTTCTCTACCTTCTGATACCGGTTTATCATCTTCCTTTTCTTGAATATCAGCTTTCACCATGTCGTCGTTTCGCCTCCGCTTCACCATTGACGAGAAGAACAGACCTTGGAAAATACGAAGACGATGAAAATAGCGCGAATCGGAGTTAGGGTTCAAGTTTCAGATGGATACGGGTTATGAATAAGAACGATTGTTAATTTGATTAACGTTGGGCCACAAATAGTCAAGCCCAATACGGTAAATGGAAAGTTTTAGAATTTAATACCCTGAAGAGGTTTTTTTGGGTAAAATAccagttattattattaaattaaaatacataaattgcacgatataaaagaaatttttttcaaatttatttataaattttatatttatatattaataatattttttaaaattatcccTAGACCTTATACTTCAGAGAGTTTGGGattagtttaatttttttttttgggtttaaCTGCTACAAGTATGAACTTTAGTTATTTAGAAAATATGTATAAATAAATAAGTTTGATTTCTTCTACTTTCATACCGCTTTCAATTAGTTTTCACTATTCTATAACTAGAGATGATTTGGTTAAAGATATAAATATCCACCTCCAATTATCAATTCAAACATTTTACCCCCTTAAACTACACAAACTGTCAGCTTAACGTTCATTTATCATTAGTCAagtcattttattttttcaagaaaatattaatATCCCAATGATAACGATAAAAATGTCCAATCGATAATTAAAGGCATTTAAATGGGTAATAAACTAATAATAACTTTTCTTAGAGGGGCAAAATAGAAAATATCATTCATGCAACTCCATCATAGCTCCAGTACCACAACTGGGGCTGGATTTGAAGCTAGATTTAGACAATAAACGTGTTACCATTGCATCGTAACTACACAAATCCATCACAAGATATATGGAATCAAGAATTCAGCCTGCAGTTACTTTGCAGCGTATATCAAAGATGTGATCCAACGAAGCATGGTCACCTGTCCCTACATCCTTCCTCGCGTAAAGCAATCACTTTCCATTGAACACAAACATTCTTCCCTAATAATCGAGCCAACATTGCTGAATCATATTATGGATCTAGTCTTCATACAACTCTTTAGAACGCAAAAGTAGACAACAAAACAACACTTCTGTCATCCGCGGTGGCCTTGATCGTGTAATACTTCATATCATAGCTTTTTTCAGTTTCCCAATTCTTGAAAACACCTTAGTCTGTACAAAGCAAATGCAGTCTAAAATGAGTCCCCAAAAAAGGGAAAAGGGGAAAGTAAGAAAGATTTAGTATGAATACATATACAATGGAAAAGGGGGAAGTAATAAAGATTCAGTATGAATACATATGCTAGCTGGGTTGAAAAATGTACGACCAAGACCATAATACAACCCCAAAACATCATAAGCCTGATTTGGATACCAGAAAATGTACAATAAAAACTTAGAACAGACCACTTGGAAGACAAATTGAAATCTAAGCAATAAATGTTTACCTTACGATCAGGATCAGCGTAAAGGATATCCACGGGGAAGGGTAACTGCAGGAGGTTGAATACTTATCAGCATACTATGGTAATATAAATGTGTGCTCCAAGTATAGACATTCCGAAGTCTCTCTCCTATATAAGTAGAGTAACAGATTCTTAAGCAAAAAAGAAAAAGCAAATTAATTTACCCTTTCAGCAAGTAGACGAGCTTTGTCAGGAGTACCAACACCAACAGAAATTAGCTTCACACCAGCTGAGTTGAACAGCTCTTTTGATTCTTTGAATGCTGAGGCAAGTTCCCAGCTAAAACATGCAACAAAAAGAAGCGCATCTACAAGCCCAGGTTTGGAATTCCCAAAGTTATTTAGCAAAATGAAATGTGTGGAACATGTAGTTATTTAGTATTTACCAACAAAAACATCCGAAATGTCTCAAAAGTGCAACAACGGCTATTCCTGGAAATGGAGAATTACACCCAGATTCCCAAATATGATAAATTATGTCAAATTTTAATAAACCTCAGACTTTAGCAGTAAAGGTCTGAGAGCTAGATTTTTAACACATAATGAGTCTAACAATTAGAATCTACACGCGATTAAAGATCAAGAAGACCATATAAATTTAAAACAGATTCATCAGAGTTCACATTGAACAAAACTCAGACGCCTAAAACACCAAATCAAGATTTCCGAGAAGTTCGATTACGTATCTGCAGTACAGTTTGATTAAGATATGTAACTACAGAAAAGGAGTTTCACCATCGCAAAGATTAGAATGAGCTCACTGGGGAAGATCAAATCCATGTGCCATCTGCTCCAAAAGGTTGAGTGGAGTCAGATTTATAATACAGAACTTGAATATACTAATGTTATTTGTTAGAAACCATTTCTCCCAAAATTTCAAGCTTGTTAGTTGGCAGTACAACTGGATAAATAGTTTGGCTTAATAAACTCCAACACTATCAATCACAGGAGATAAAAACCATAACACCACCAAAAACAATCCCCATGAACTACAGCACAAAAACTTCCAAGGATCAAACAACTAAACGGTTTACACTTGAGAACACCTCCTGTTGATCCCAGAGGTTCCTGAATTTGACGGGCTCCCCGGAGGCCGTAAGTAGCCCAAATTCCCAGAGCACATCAGCGATGTCATCCGACACGACGGCGGTGGAGGCGGAAGCCATGAGTG encodes:
- the LOC142546626 gene encoding DEAD-box ATP-dependent RNA helicase 16, producing the protein MVKRRRNDDMVKADIQEKEDDKPVSEGREVHEEVEEELSFEELGLDPRLIRALSKKSIENPTPIQRVAIPLILEGKDVVARAKTGSGKTFAYLLPLLQKLFMNSPSKVNLAPVAIILVPTRELCQQVYSEVMSFIELCKMQLRAVQLARNTSASETRTDLTGLPDILVSTPACVKNCLMNGTLKATDLQESLSVLILDEADLLLSYGYEDDLKALTVHVPKRCQCLLMSATSSDDVEKLKKLILHNPYILTLPEVGNVKDDIIPKNVQQFYISCSARDKLVHVLALLKLELVQKKVLIFTNSIDMSFRLKLFFEQFGIKSAVLNAELPQNSRLHILEEFNAGLFDYLIATDDSQKSVEQVQNDKKSLGGKKSRKNSKRKLDAEFSVVRGVDFKNVHTVVNFEMPQIAAGYVHRIGRTGRAYNAGASVSLVSPEEMEIFEEIKSILGEKEIEDSKFIAPFPLLTMNAVESLRYRAEDVARSITKVAVRESRAQDLRNEILNSEKLKAHFQDNPRDLDLLKHDKLLSKKMPAPHLSCVPEYLLDPTTQEASKIVKLARAAMGNTKSTHGKGFKGKFKRSRDPLKTFSAKVPKRAHKTAAKRKIEDGNDGH